A genomic segment from Moorena sp. SIOASIH encodes:
- a CDS encoding glycosyltransferase — MRITVIVPTYRRPKDLERCLDALDKQTRPADEVLVIVRDTDAETWAFLEAFNPDLLPMRPVKLSIPGQVAALNAALDAAQGDIIAITDDDAAPRGNWLADIETHFLSDHRIGGVGGRDWVHVGNDLENGARERVGRVQWYGRVIGNHHLGVGLPREVDVLKGANMSYRRIAISGLRFDERLRGTGAQVHNDLGFSLALRKAGWKLIYDPGVAVDHYPAQRFDEDQRDIVFSDIALINAAHNETIVLLDYFPVLQRIIFIVWSTLVGTRVKPGFLQCLRSFPKEGLLAGQKWLASLRGRWQGWLSWKKCLG; from the coding sequence ATGAGAATCACTGTTATAGTCCCCACCTATCGCCGTCCAAAAGACCTAGAACGGTGTTTAGATGCCCTGGATAAGCAAACTCGACCAGCGGATGAGGTCTTGGTGATTGTACGGGATACTGATGCTGAAACTTGGGCGTTTCTTGAAGCATTCAACCCTGATCTCCTACCCATGCGTCCTGTTAAATTAAGCATTCCCGGGCAAGTAGCTGCTCTCAACGCAGCTCTTGATGCAGCACAGGGAGATATTATTGCCATTACCGATGATGATGCTGCTCCCCGTGGTAATTGGTTAGCTGATATTGAAACTCACTTTCTGTCCGATCACCGGATCGGGGGTGTCGGTGGACGGGATTGGGTACATGTTGGTAACGACCTGGAAAATGGTGCTAGAGAACGAGTGGGTCGAGTGCAATGGTATGGACGGGTGATTGGTAATCATCACCTGGGGGTAGGTTTACCTCGGGAGGTGGATGTCCTGAAAGGAGCTAACATGAGCTATCGACGGATTGCTATATCGGGCTTGCGCTTTGATGAGCGTCTGCGAGGCACGGGAGCTCAAGTCCATAATGATCTGGGGTTTAGTCTAGCCCTAAGAAAAGCAGGTTGGAAGCTGATTTATGACCCAGGGGTAGCAGTAGACCACTATCCAGCACAGCGTTTTGATGAGGATCAGCGAGATATAGTTTTTAGCGATATTGCCCTGATTAATGCGGCACATAATGAAACTATAGTTTTGTTAGATTACTTCCCTGTTCTACAACGGATTATATTTATAGTTTGGTCAACATTGGTGGGAACGCGAGTTAAACCCGGTTTCCTGCAATGTTTGCGGTCTTTCCCCAAGGAAGGACTTTTAGCAGGACAAAAGTGGCTTGCTTCTTTGCGTGGACGTTGGCAGGGTTGGTTGAGCTGGAAAAAGTGCTTAGGCTAG
- a CDS encoding glycosyltransferase family 2 protein — MQDMKPVAICIPTYNQSQYLWESVGSACRQTYPNVEVWVSDDASTDETPEVMAQLCQQFPQVRYYRHPKNLGVAANNNWVLKQPNTEFIVRLDSDDALLPNYVETLLPLLQKHPEAGYIHSAVQEIDERSNNRAVRRIGRQHEFQSADESLRAAVFGVKVAANIVMFRAEALPAVRFYEDSPNFVEDYNMWVRMADAGYGNVYANEILARYRVWTDAKNLRPKRKNMELKGCIRVFEDSILPGFKRRGWDTKVIEQQRRKLALRHTAYCYRPLFNEVERAELIALLKELGDSPALRFRMFLSRLGFRAVFEWTISMELRLKGMVKGWLSTLQSYLRSQTAG; from the coding sequence ATGCAGGACATGAAACCAGTTGCTATTTGCATACCTACCTATAATCAATCCCAGTACTTATGGGAGTCAGTGGGCAGCGCCTGCCGTCAAACCTATCCCAATGTGGAAGTTTGGGTGTCAGACGACGCTAGCACTGATGAAACCCCTGAGGTTATGGCACAACTATGCCAGCAGTTTCCTCAAGTACGGTACTATCGGCACCCTAAAAACCTAGGTGTAGCGGCTAACAACAATTGGGTTTTGAAACAGCCAAACACTGAATTTATTGTTCGTTTGGATTCAGATGATGCCCTGTTACCCAACTATGTAGAAACGTTACTACCCCTACTACAGAAGCATCCAGAGGCGGGTTATATCCATAGTGCTGTGCAGGAAATTGATGAACGCAGTAACAATCGAGCTGTGCGACGTATTGGAAGACAGCACGAGTTTCAGAGCGCAGACGAATCACTACGAGCCGCAGTTTTTGGGGTAAAAGTAGCTGCGAATATCGTTATGTTTCGGGCTGAAGCGTTGCCAGCAGTTAGGTTTTATGAAGATAGTCCCAATTTTGTAGAGGACTATAACATGTGGGTCAGAATGGCAGATGCGGGTTATGGGAACGTTTATGCCAATGAGATATTAGCCCGTTATCGCGTTTGGACTGATGCTAAAAATCTACGTCCTAAGCGAAAAAATATGGAATTAAAAGGATGTATTCGGGTTTTTGAAGACAGTATTTTGCCTGGTTTTAAGCGACGGGGTTGGGATACAAAGGTGATTGAGCAGCAGCGTCGTAAACTGGCCTTAAGACACACAGCATACTGTTATCGTCCACTGTTCAATGAGGTAGAACGCGCCGAGCTGATTGCTCTATTGAAAGAGTTAGGAGATTCACCAGCTTTGCGATTTCGCATGTTCTTATCGAGATTGGGCTTTCGTGCTGTCTTTGAATGGACAATTTCTATGGAATTACGCTTGAAAGGTATGGTGAAAGGCTGGTTAAGTACTCTACAGAGTTATTTACGGTCTCAAACCGCAGGATAG
- a CDS encoding glycosyltransferase family 4 protein → MKLCIVTHKVMKNDGQGRVNYEVAKEAIRRGHHVTLLASHVAPELQQSNQVNWIFIPVKKWPTALIRHLVFSWRSGNWLNQHRSQLDLVKVNGSITRVGSDVNAVHFVHSSWLRSPAHTSRLRRDLYGLYQRLVTTLNAHWEKKSFRQAKVVVAVSGKVKKELVDIGVPPESIRVIVNGVDLQEFYPGVANRKQLGLPEGVPLAFFAGDIRTPRKNLDTILHALVQVPELHLAVAGITEGSPYPQLAASLNVSERVHFLGYRRDLPQIMRAVDLFVFPSRYEACTLVLLEAMASGLPVITASTAGGAELVTPACGVVLSDPNDTQALAKELSLLVSNPEKRKQMSQAAPMIAAQYSWEKMAQSYVDLCEELIK, encoded by the coding sequence ATGAAACTCTGTATCGTTACCCACAAAGTCATGAAAAATGATGGCCAAGGTCGAGTCAACTATGAAGTTGCCAAAGAAGCCATTCGTCGGGGTCATCACGTCACCTTATTAGCCAGTCATGTTGCCCCAGAACTCCAACAGAGTAATCAGGTAAACTGGATTTTCATTCCAGTTAAAAAGTGGCCAACAGCACTAATTCGTCATCTGGTCTTTTCCTGGCGGAGTGGCAATTGGTTAAATCAACACCGTAGTCAGCTGGACTTAGTAAAAGTTAACGGGTCCATTACCAGAGTTGGATCAGATGTGAATGCTGTACATTTTGTCCACAGTTCTTGGTTGCGATCGCCTGCTCATACCTCTCGGCTACGTCGGGATTTGTATGGTCTTTACCAGCGGCTAGTTACAACCTTAAATGCCCATTGGGAAAAAAAATCCTTTCGTCAGGCAAAAGTAGTAGTCGCAGTTTCCGGAAAGGTCAAGAAAGAATTAGTAGACATTGGTGTACCCCCTGAATCTATTCGGGTGATTGTCAATGGTGTGGACTTACAGGAATTTTATCCCGGTGTCGCTAACCGCAAACAATTGGGTCTTCCCGAGGGAGTGCCTTTAGCATTTTTTGCTGGGGATATCCGAACACCTCGGAAGAACTTGGATACAATTCTGCACGCCTTAGTCCAAGTGCCTGAGTTACACCTAGCTGTTGCTGGCATCACAGAAGGTAGTCCTTATCCTCAGCTAGCCGCAAGCCTAAATGTGAGTGAACGGGTACATTTTCTGGGGTACCGACGTGACCTCCCACAGATCATGCGAGCCGTAGATTTATTTGTCTTTCCATCCCGCTATGAAGCCTGCACACTAGTGCTCCTGGAAGCAATGGCTTCTGGCTTGCCAGTCATTACCGCAAGCACAGCCGGGGGGGCTGAATTAGTTACCCCAGCCTGCGGAGTGGTCTTGTCTGACCCCAACGATACCCAGGCTTTGGCAAAGGAGTTAAGCCTTCTGGTTAGTAATCCTGAAAAACGGAAACAGATGAGCCAAGCTGCACCAATGATAGCTGCACAATACAGTTGGGAAAAGATGGCACAAAGCTATGTGGATTTATGTGAAGAACTGATCAAGTAG
- a CDS encoding class I SAM-dependent methyltransferase — protein MSNLLIKIPTELEPIVDEISTFTELPRDEVNHRVWQEALQLGWNVCQDAQNFGVTPHQYDAKMEALYKNGYGLIFETMVFWARPGRKQLIEISLERIQEYASQKGKTTGDLKILLLGDGTGNDSLYLAMNGCQVEYCDFPGSKTYDFVTKRFKHYGLLDNGINLIPTYEACLDNQYDVVISFDVLEHLTEPWIAIANIRSMLKTEGIALITDAYGDVTGRHPTHLESNRKFKGQSPFMFFKKGMVLTWYGSIFKPMEFTKVDKCSLRDYFILWQDKKVIVDYLSGKSGLLKQFVKNFLVKK, from the coding sequence ATGTCTAACCTACTAATTAAAATTCCCACTGAGCTCGAACCTATTGTTGATGAGATTAGTACCTTTACTGAGCTGCCCAGAGACGAGGTAAACCATCGAGTCTGGCAGGAAGCGCTTCAACTAGGCTGGAATGTGTGTCAAGATGCCCAAAACTTTGGAGTTACCCCTCACCAGTATGATGCCAAGATGGAGGCTCTTTATAAAAATGGGTATGGCTTAATATTTGAAACAATGGTTTTTTGGGCTAGACCTGGACGAAAGCAATTGATAGAAATAAGCCTAGAAAGGATTCAGGAGTATGCCTCACAGAAAGGGAAGACAACTGGTGATTTAAAAATTTTGTTACTGGGTGATGGTACAGGCAATGACTCTCTGTACTTAGCGATGAATGGTTGTCAAGTTGAGTACTGCGACTTCCCAGGCAGTAAAACCTATGATTTTGTCACCAAGCGATTTAAACATTATGGCTTGTTAGACAATGGCATCAACCTGATTCCTACCTATGAAGCCTGTTTGGATAATCAGTACGATGTTGTGATTTCTTTCGATGTTCTCGAACACCTTACTGAGCCATGGATCGCCATTGCTAATATACGCTCCATGTTAAAAACAGAAGGCATTGCACTGATCACCGATGCTTATGGTGATGTTACCGGTAGACACCCAACTCATTTAGAGTCAAATCGAAAATTTAAAGGTCAAAGTCCCTTCATGTTTTTTAAAAAGGGCATGGTGCTTACTTGGTATGGTTCAATCTTTAAGCCTATGGAATTTACCAAGGTTGATAAGTGCTCTTTAAGGGATTATTTTATTCTCTGGCAAGATAAAAAGGTGATAGTAGACTATTTGTCTGGTAAATCAGGACTATTGAAACAATTTGTTAAAAATTTTTTGGTCAAGAAATAA